The Candidatus Delongbacteria bacterium genome contains a region encoding:
- a CDS encoding phage tail tape measure protein, with the protein MSMTGFTSAITISVFGTSNLSAFSAASKRLDKFAGSFEQTAERVKKAGLKTALVGLGIAASLAMPILQVGKFQTEVARVGGIAEATAAQVVQIGDAAKYLGARSLFTAQQVAEGQAELASMGLTATQVSTKTGIMADTIAFATGQQVAMADAGALLVGTLNAYQKPLSEATNLSDMFTAAMNKTNLKFADMQESMVNTASTSATFGQSTETNLALLGVLANRNEVGARAGTRLAMTMTKLYTQSGKLKKGLGVEAYDQATGKTRDFIEVFSEMKAKLGGLSDEKKNLLLTDIFGAEGIKVFNLLLTSSREELMGLRTSISQSSGAAQEFQQRILDTPMGHWKLMKSAVDGVSMSIGGSLMPLVIPLLDAVKGVAEAILGWMEAHPALTKVAVGFLGVLSVGLILGGMLLFVGGGMLHLAGMAMRLPAKLGQVALSMGVTNSAAIPLTASLKALALGALKVVAPFALVGLAIWGLTKAWDTNFLGFRDTVEEVWFAIKPVALAIWGGMKALGQGIATVFDATLGAFWRFLTGWYKGAMSGISPILFFAGMVAWGLGFLVGTILRAWNWIQDNPIVSGLLFVSLAAFAWPLILSAAKAVWMFATQTVLAGGRAAGGFLVARVAALRAAAATLWAGRSSLLLRTQIVAVAAATKAWSVIQWAFNAALSANPIGIVIGMVAILAAGFVFLYTKVEPVRTFLDGLWDGFMSGLNWVLGKINGFIKTVNMIPGVEIPLIPTLDTGKATAIPRAGAATGGAGLAQAMTSAPKGGRLAAALQEGVAAARPVDVRPARATSGAQPARAISRNQQSTTIDRRIHVAKIEVQATQGTPAKSIVDQVQTGLSQYAGQEEGIDGVTYAY; encoded by the coding sequence ATGTCGATGACCGGCTTCACCAGCGCGATCACCATCAGCGTCTTCGGCACGTCGAACCTGTCGGCCTTTAGCGCGGCCTCTAAGCGCCTGGACAAATTCGCCGGATCCTTCGAACAGACGGCCGAGCGCGTGAAGAAGGCGGGTCTGAAGACGGCCCTGGTGGGCCTGGGGATTGCAGCCAGCCTGGCCATGCCCATCCTGCAGGTGGGCAAGTTCCAGACGGAAGTGGCGCGCGTGGGCGGCATCGCCGAGGCTACGGCGGCCCAGGTTGTGCAGATCGGCGATGCGGCCAAGTACCTGGGCGCGCGCAGTTTGTTCACGGCCCAGCAAGTGGCCGAAGGCCAGGCCGAGCTGGCCTCCATGGGTCTCACCGCCACGCAGGTGTCGACCAAGACGGGCATCATGGCCGACACCATCGCGTTTGCCACGGGCCAGCAGGTGGCCATGGCCGATGCCGGCGCGCTCCTCGTTGGCACGCTGAACGCCTACCAGAAGCCGCTGTCCGAGGCGACGAACTTAAGCGACATGTTCACGGCGGCCATGAATAAGACCAACCTGAAGTTCGCCGACATGCAGGAGTCCATGGTCAACACGGCCTCCACGTCGGCCACCTTCGGGCAGTCGACGGAGACCAACCTGGCCCTCCTGGGCGTTCTGGCCAACCGAAACGAGGTAGGCGCCCGGGCCGGCACGCGCCTGGCCATGACGATGACCAAGCTCTACACCCAATCGGGCAAGCTGAAGAAGGGCCTGGGCGTGGAGGCCTACGACCAGGCCACAGGCAAGACCCGGGACTTCATCGAAGTCTTCAGCGAGATGAAGGCCAAGCTGGGCGGCCTGTCCGACGAGAAGAAGAATCTGCTCCTGACGGACATTTTCGGCGCCGAGGGCATCAAGGTCTTCAACCTGCTGCTCACCAGCTCGCGCGAAGAGCTGATGGGCCTGCGCACGTCCATCAGCCAGTCGTCGGGGGCGGCCCAGGAGTTCCAGCAGCGCATCCTGGACACGCCCATGGGTCACTGGAAGCTCATGAAGAGCGCCGTGGACGGCGTGTCCATGTCGATTGGCGGCAGCCTCATGCCGCTGGTGATCCCGCTGTTGGATGCCGTGAAGGGCGTGGCGGAGGCCATCCTGGGCTGGATGGAGGCCCACCCGGCGCTGACTAAGGTGGCCGTGGGATTCCTGGGCGTCCTGTCCGTGGGCCTCATCCTGGGCGGCATGCTGCTCTTCGTGGGAGGCGGCATGCTGCACCTGGCCGGCATGGCCATGCGCCTGCCGGCCAAGCTGGGCCAGGTCGCGCTGTCCATGGGGGTCACGAACTCGGCGGCCATCCCCCTGACCGCCAGCCTCAAGGCTCTGGCTCTGGGCGCGCTGAAGGTTGTGGCGCCCTTCGCCCTGGTGGGCCTGGCCATCTGGGGGCTCACCAAAGCTTGGGACACCAACTTCCTGGGTTTCCGTGACACGGTGGAAGAGGTCTGGTTTGCCATCAAGCCGGTGGCCCTCGCGATCTGGGGCGGGATGAAGGCCTTGGGCCAGGGCATCGCCACGGTCTTCGACGCCACCCTGGGCGCCTTCTGGCGCTTCCTGACCGGCTGGTACAAGGGCGCCATGAGCGGGATCTCGCCCATCCTCTTCTTTGCCGGCATGGTGGCCTGGGGCCTGGGGTTCCTGGTTGGCACCATCCTGCGCGCCTGGAACTGGATCCAGGACAACCCCATCGTCAGTGGACTCCTCTTCGTCTCCCTGGCCGCCTTTGCTTGGCCGTTAATCCTGAGCGCCGCCAAGGCCGTGTGGATGTTTGCCACCCAGACGGTGCTGGCCGGCGGGCGGGCTGCCGGCGGGTTCCTGGTGGCCCGTGTGGCGGCCCTGCGCGCAGCGGCGGCCACGCTGTGGGCCGGTCGCAGCTCGCTCCTCCTGCGGACCCAGATCGTGGCCGTGGCGGCCGCGACGAAGGCCTGGTCCGTCATCCAGTGGGCGTTCAACGCGGCCCTGTCCGCCAATCCCATCGGCATTGTGATTGGCATGGTTGCCATCCTGGCCGCTGGGTTCGTCTTCCTCTACACGAAGGTCGAGCCGGTGCGGACCTTCCTGGACGGGCTCTGGGACGGTTTCATGTCTGGGCTGAACTGGGTGTTGGGGAAGATCAACGGCTTCATCAAGACGGTGAACATGATCCCGGGCGTGGAGATCCCGCTCATCCCTACGCTGGACACAGGAAAGGCGACGGCGATCCCGCGCGCGGGAGCGGCCACGGGCGGGGCCGGTCTGGCGCAGGCCATGACCAGCGCGCCCAAGGGCGGCCGGCTCGCTGCGGCGCTTCAGGAGGGCGTGGCCGCCGCCCGCCCGGTGGACGTGCGCCCTGCCCGGGCCACGAGCGGCGCCCAGCCGGCCCGGGCCATTTCTCGCAACCAGCAGTCCACGACCATTGATCGGCGCATCCATGTGGCCAAGATCGAGGTCCAGGCGACCCAGGGCACGCCGGCCAAGAGCATCGTGGATCAGGTTCAAACTGGGCTGAGTCAGTACGCAGGGCAGGAAGAAGGCATCGACGGGGTGACGTATGCCTACTGA
- a CDS encoding DUF2586 family protein, with amino-acid sequence MTRIIKDVYTEYFSGLAGMSQLPTAIECVAGAAGGGEKLTRYIISDKRSALDLLKSGPLLQAILERLDAGSTIIYALRLAGSALATATMAIPGATGTAFTLNGYYPGAWWNDVEIGVTADGADRTVEILDPATDTVYSFTGTTNAALVAAINAGQSVVKAVIGAGGLAAAKATANLAGGDDGLTLANGDYTDGITASEDFTDVNWVHFVGADTLTLWAAILTSCNTMVTSNLGERFAFLDVPRMVVANPLAPTAAEVSTYLGTIQTLIASVADQNAVIAVGEAQYTDMAGTVYWNRITSTVAGRYAALKVQESLLAKSAPNVSALCPEWNVGQQTVLVTENLIHMRNEPGLGLIFGCSNTRCPTGSAYNRVEKVRAAYAFGKAIRLAALPHLGKPNDAEGEGLKLMEADLRQVANLMMQKGEIDDYDLQLISTAEMRNLGEAQVVASVNSMKAFEIILEKVYLS; translated from the coding sequence GTGACCCGGATCATCAAGGACGTCTACACCGAGTACTTCTCGGGGCTGGCCGGCATGAGCCAGCTGCCGACGGCCATCGAGTGCGTGGCCGGCGCGGCGGGCGGGGGCGAGAAGCTGACCCGCTACATCATCAGCGACAAGCGCAGCGCGCTGGACCTGCTGAAGAGCGGGCCCCTGCTGCAGGCCATCCTGGAGCGCCTGGACGCGGGCTCCACGATCATCTACGCCCTGCGCCTGGCGGGCAGCGCCCTGGCCACGGCGACCATGGCCATCCCGGGCGCGACGGGCACGGCCTTCACGCTCAACGGCTACTACCCGGGCGCCTGGTGGAACGATGTCGAGATCGGCGTGACGGCGGACGGCGCCGACCGCACGGTGGAGATCCTCGATCCCGCCACGGACACGGTCTACTCCTTCACGGGCACGACCAACGCGGCCCTGGTGGCGGCCATCAACGCCGGTCAGTCCGTCGTGAAGGCCGTCATTGGCGCCGGCGGCCTGGCGGCGGCCAAGGCCACGGCCAACCTGGCCGGCGGCGACGACGGCCTGACCCTGGCCAACGGCGACTACACGGACGGCATCACGGCCAGCGAGGACTTCACGGACGTCAACTGGGTCCACTTCGTGGGTGCGGACACGCTGACCCTCTGGGCGGCCATCCTGACCAGCTGCAACACTATGGTGACGTCGAACCTGGGCGAGCGCTTCGCCTTCCTGGACGTGCCGCGCATGGTGGTGGCGAACCCGCTGGCGCCCACGGCCGCCGAGGTCTCCACCTATTTGGGCACGATCCAGACCCTCATCGCCAGCGTGGCGGACCAGAACGCGGTGATTGCCGTGGGCGAAGCCCAGTACACGGACATGGCCGGCACCGTCTACTGGAACCGCATCACGTCGACTGTCGCCGGCCGCTACGCGGCGCTGAAGGTCCAGGAGAGCCTCTTGGCCAAGTCGGCGCCCAACGTCTCCGCGCTCTGCCCCGAGTGGAACGTGGGCCAGCAGACCGTCCTGGTGACGGAGAACCTGATCCACATGCGCAATGAGCCCGGGCTGGGGCTGATCTTCGGCTGCAGCAACACGCGCTGCCCGACGGGCAGTGCCTACAACCGCGTCGAGAAGGTGCGGGCGGCGTACGCCTTCGGCAAGGCGATCCGGTTGGCGGCCCTGCCGCACCTGGGCAAGCCCAACGACGCCGAGGGCGAAGGCCTGAAGCTGATGGAAGCGGACCTGCGCCAGGTGGCCAACCTGATGATGCAGAAGGGCGAGATCGATGACTACGACCTGCAGCTGATCTCCACGGCCGAGATGCGCAACCTGGGCGAGGCGCAGGTCGTGGCCAGCGTCAACAGCATGAAGGCCTTCGAGATCATCCTGGAGAAGGTGTACCTGAGCTGA
- a CDS encoding HK97 gp10 family phage protein, which produces MLDGVTMLLDKKALEKTQKLLKAFPQVLVKSLSLAIMQIALVVQAQAKQSLTDEGSIDLGALRASLHIVVVGPLTVLVGTPSEYAAPVEYGTVGHWVKVDNIPGLREWLVRHNIQDGEERTYFYVHPKPRPFMTPAWMMGVVMTPKTVEAAVELAFQLVEKQFT; this is translated from the coding sequence ATGCTCGACGGCGTCACCATGCTGCTGGACAAGAAGGCCCTGGAGAAGACCCAGAAGCTCCTGAAGGCCTTTCCCCAGGTGCTGGTCAAGAGCCTGTCCCTGGCCATCATGCAAATCGCCCTGGTCGTGCAGGCCCAGGCCAAGCAGAGCCTGACGGACGAGGGATCCATAGACCTGGGCGCCCTACGCGCATCGCTCCACATCGTCGTGGTGGGCCCGCTCACCGTCCTGGTGGGAACGCCCAGCGAGTACGCGGCCCCCGTGGAGTACGGCACGGTTGGGCACTGGGTGAAGGTGGACAACATCCCGGGCCTGCGCGAGTGGCTGGTGCGCCACAACATCCAGGACGGGGAGGAGCGGACCTACTTCTACGTGCATCCCAAGCCCCGGCCCTTCATGACGCCGGCCTGGATGATGGGCGTGGTGATGACGCCGAAGACGGTGGAAGCAGCGGTGGAACTGGCCTTCCAGCTGGTGGAGAAGCAGTTCACATGA